In Vidua chalybeata isolate OUT-0048 chromosome 5, bVidCha1 merged haplotype, whole genome shotgun sequence, one genomic interval encodes:
- the GOLT1B gene encoding vesicle transport protein GOT1B — protein sequence MISLSDTQKIGMGLTGFGVFFLFFGMILFFDKALLAIGNVLFVAGLSFVIGLERTFRFFFQKHKMKATGFFLGGVLIVLIGWPLIGMILEIYGFFLLFRGFFPVVVGFIRRVPVLGYLLNLPGISSLVDKVGESNNMV from the exons ATGATCTCCCTGTCCGACACGCAGA AGATTGGAATGGGACTAACAGGCTTTGgagtgtttttcctcttctttggAATGATACTCTTCTTTGACAAAGCTCTTTTGGCTATTGGAAAT GTTTTATTTGTGGCCGGCTTGTCTTTTGTTATCGGTTTAGAAAGAACATTTAGATTCTTCTTTcaaaaacacaaaatgaaagcaaCGGGCTTCTTCCTGGGTGGTGTGCTCATAGTTCTCATTGGTTGGCCTTTAATAGGAATGATCCTGGAGATTTATGGGTTCTTCCTATTGTTCAG GGGGTTCTTTCCTGTGGTGGTTGGCTTTATTAGAAGAGTTCCAGTTCTTGGATATCTCTTGAATTTACCTGGTATAAGCTCG CTTGTAGATAAAGTTGGAGAAAGCAACAACATGGTATAA
- the RECQL gene encoding ATP-dependent DNA helicase Q1 has translation MTAVAVLEEVLVSIENELQAVEMQIQELVDKQQELLQKKMRVKNLIKQSSGDLEAGGSKDTETSAEEWNKKDFPWYEKIKTALQSKFKLQKFRSLQLETVNAAMAGKDIFLVMPTGGGKSLCYQLPAVCSDGFTLVICPLISLMEDQLMVLEQLGISAALLNASSSKEHVKWVHTEMLKRNSQLKLIYVTPEKIAKSKMFMSKLEKAYQAGCLARIAVDEVHCCSQWGHDFRPDYKSLGILKRQFPNTPLIGLTATATNHVLKDAQNILHVQKCITFTASFNRPNLFYEVRHKPSNNEDFIEDIVKTINGRYKGLSGIVYCFSQKDSEQVTVSLQKLGIKAGTYHANMDAKYKTKVHKGWATNQIQVVVATVAFGMGIDKPDVRFVIHHSMSKSMENYYQESGRAGRDDQKADCILYYGFGDIFRISSMVVMENVGQEKLYDMVSYCQNMNKCRRVLIAHHFDEVWDSANCNRMCDNCSRENVCEKMDVTGYCRDLIKILEQADSMSEKLTPLKLIDAWSGKGVSKFRVPEVTPPKHPREELERIIAHLLLQQYLKEDFSFTAFATISYLKVGPKARLLKNEGHIITIEGITNSKSFFKVKPSQSSNSKGSRENAQTGSKTVQDSVVKKSQEHKRPSCGPNLKAKKPKLQAGANDQPVVID, from the exons ATGACAGCTGTTGCAG TGCTAGAGGAGGTGCTGGTGTCCATTGAGAATGAGCTGCAAGCAGTGGAGATGCAGATACAAGAGCTTGTGGATAAGCAGCAGGAACTCCTTCAAAAGAAGATGAGAGTAAAGAATCTGATAAAACAGTCCTCAGGAGACTTGGAGGCAGGTGGAAGTAAAGATACTGAAACCTCAGCTGAGGAATGGAATAAAAAAG ATTTTCCATGGTATGAGAAGATAAAAACTGCACTGCAGAGCAAATTTAAACTCCAGAAGTTTAGATCACTGCAACTTGAAACAGTAAATGCTGCAATGGCAGGGAAGGATATATTTCTTGTCATGCCTACAGGTGGTGGGAAGAGCCTTTGTTACCAGTTACCAGCTGTCTGTTCTGATG GTTTCACACTGGTGATATGTCCTTTGATATCTCTCATGGAAGATCAGCTTATGGTTTTGGAACAGCTTGGTATCTCTGCAGCTTTATTAAATGCCTCAAGCAGCAAG GAACATGTGAAGTGGGTCCACACGGAAATGCTGAAGAGGAATTCACAACTGAAGCTCATTTACGTGACCCCTGAGAAGATTGCAAAGAGCAAAATGTTCATGTCCAAGCTGGAGAAGGCTTATCAGGCCGGGTGCCTGGCTCGCATCGCTGTGGATGAGGTGCATTGCTGTAGTCAGTGGGGCCACGACTTCAGGCCTG ACTACAAGTCTCTTGGTATCCTGAAAAGACAGTTTCCCAATACTCCCTTGATTGGATTGACAGCAACAGCTACCAATCACGTTTTAAAGGATGCTCAGAACATTCTGCACGTTCAGAAGTGCATTACCTTTACTGCTTCCTTCAATCGGCCCAACCTTTTCTATGAG GTTCGGCATAAGCCTTCAAATAATGAAGATTTCATTGAGGACATAGTTAAGACCATTAATGGAAGATACAAAGGACTGTCAG GAATTGTTTACTGCTTTTCTCAGAAGGATTCTGAGCAAGTTACTGTGAGTCTGCAGAAACTGGGAATCAAGGCAGGGACTTACCACGCAAACATGGATGCTAAATATAAAACCAAAGTTCACAAAGGATGGGCAACAAATCAAATCCAG gttGTAGTGGCAACTGTTGCTTTTGGCATGGGAATTGATAAACCTGATGTGAGGTTTGTAATTCATCACTCTATGAGCAAGTCCATGGAAAACTACTACCAAGAGAGTGGACGTGCAG GTAGAGATGACCAAAAAGCTGACTGCATTTTGTATTACGGATTTGGAGATATATTCAGAATCAGCTCAATGGTGGTGATGGAAAATGTTGGCCAAGAGAAGCTGTATGATATGGTGTCTTATTGCCAAAATATGAACAA GTGTCGCCGGGTGCTCATAGCCCACCACTTTGATGAGGTGTGGGATTCTGCAAACTGCAACAGAATGTGTGATAACTGCTCTAGAGAGAATG TGTGTGAGAAGATGGATGTAACAGGATACTGCAGGGATCTAATAAAGATTCTTGAGCAAGCTGACAGCATGAGTGAGAAACTCACCCCACTGAAATTAATTGATGCCTGGTCTGGGAAAGGTGTGTCCAAATTCAGGGTCCCTGAAGTTACTCCACCCAAGCACCCTCgagaggagctggagagaaTTATTGCCCATTTACTGCTGCAGCAGTATCTGAA GGAGGATTTCAGCTTCACAGCCTTTGCTACAATATCCTACCTGAAGGTGGGACCAAAAGCCCGGCTGCTGAAAAACGAGGGACACATCATCACCATAGAAGGGATAACAAACAGCAAAAGCTTTTTCAAG GTCAAACCATCTCAATCTTCAAATTcaaaaggaagcagagaaaatgccCAGACTGGATCAAAGACTGTCCAAGATTCAGTGGTAAAGAAATCACAGGAACATAAACGGCCCAGCTGTGGTCCTAACTTAAAAGCAAAGAAGCCTAAGCTTCAGGCAGGTGCAAATGACCAACCAGTGGTTATTGACTGA
- the PYROXD1 gene encoding pyridine nucleotide-disulfide oxidoreductase domain-containing protein 1: MAGPGGAARGRFAVVGGGIAGVTCAEKLAAEFPSEDIFLVTASPVIKAVTNFKQVSKTLEEFDVEEQPSSLLEKRYPNIRVIQSGVKQLKSDEHKIYTEDGKEYIYEKLCLCAGAKPKLIVEGNPYVLGIRDTDSAQAFQKNLAQAERIVVVGNGGIALELVYEIQGCEVIWAIKDKAIGNTFFDAGAAEFLLPKLTAEGQETPIECKRTKYTVEGSEEKGRPTGASDKLGSALGPDWHEGLHLKGTKEFSHKVHIEKLCEVKKIHLQQDFIQLQRTSLTFPKGEKNVEGDEVLWPVYVELTNGKIYGCNFIVSATGVVPNVEPFLDGNNFAVGEDGGLKVDKHMHTSLPDVFAAGDICTAAWEPSPVWHQMRLWTQARQMGWYAAKCMAADALGESIDMDFSFELFAHITKFFNYKVVVLGRYNAQGLGSDHELMLRCTKGHEYVKVVMQNGRMMGAVLIGETDLEETFENLILNQMDLSAYGEDLLNPDIDIEDYFD, encoded by the exons AtggcggggcccggcggcgcggcgcggggccggtTCGCCGTGGTGGGCGGCGGCATCGCGGGGGTCACCTGCGCCGAGAAG CTGGCTGCAGAATTCCCAtcagaagacatttttttaGTGACAGCTTCCCCAGTTATAAAAGCTGTAACTAATTTCAAGCAG GTCTCCAAAACACTTGAGGAATTTGATGTTGAAGAGCAACCAAGTTCCCTATTAGAAAAACGATATCCCAATATTAGAGTTATACAGTCTGGAGTAAAACAGTTGAAAAGTGATGAACAT AAAATTTACACTGAAGATGGGAAAgaatatatatatgaaaaactTTGCCTGTGTGCTGGAGCCAAACCAAAATTAATTGTTGAAGGGAACCCGTATGTGTTAGGAATCCGGGACACTGACAGTGCACAG GCTTTTCAGAAGAATTTGGCTCAAGCTGAGAGAATAGTGGTGGTAGGAAATGGTGGGATTGCCCTTGAATTAGT GTATGAAATTCAAGGCTGTGAAGTAATCTGGGCTATCAAAGACAAAGCCATTGGGAATACATTCTTtgatgcaggagcagctgaattCCTCCTTCCAAAGCTCACTGCTGAAGGCCAAGAGACTCCAATTGAGTGTAAAAGAACCAAGTACACAGTGGAAG GAAGTGAGGAGAAAGGAAGACCTACAGGAGCATCTGACAAGCTGGGCAGTGCCTTAGGCCCCGACTGGCACGAGGGCTTACACCTTAAAGGGACTAAGGAG ttttctcATAAAGTGCATATTGAAAAACTGTGTGAAGTAAAGAAAATACACTTACAGCAAGATTTTATCCAACTGCAGCGGACTTCCTTGACTTTTCctaaaggagagaaaaatgtagAAGGAGATGAGG ttctgtggCCTGTATATGTGGAATTAACTAATGGAAAAATTTATGGATGCAATTTCATTGTCAGTGCAACTGGAGTTGTGCCAAATGTTGAACCATTTCTGGATGGCAATAAT TTTGCTGTGGGTGAAGATGGAGGACTGAAGGTAGACAAGCACATGCACACGTCGCTGCCAGATGTGTTTGCAGCTGGAGATATCTGCACAGCAGCGTGGGAGCCCAGCCCCGTGTGGCACCAG ATGAGGCTGTGGACCCAAGCTCGGCAGATGGGATGGTATGCAGCAAAGTGCATGGCAGCAGATGCTTTAGGGGAATCTATTGATATGGATTTCAGCTTTGAACTATTTGCTCACATTACAAAATTTTTCAATTACAAG GTGGTGGTTTTGGGAAGGTACAATGCCCAGGGCTTGGGCTCAGACCACGAGCTGATGCTGAGATGTACCAAGGGCCACGAGTACGTGAAAGTGGTGATGCAGAACGGCCGAATGATGGGAGCTGTGCTCATTGGTGAAACGGACTTGGAAGAAACCTTTGAAAACTTAATTCTAAATCAAATGGATCTTTCAGCTTATGGTGAAGATCTCCTAAATCCAGATATTGATATAGAAGATTATTTTGATTGA